Sequence from the Prunus persica cultivar Lovell chromosome G5, Prunus_persica_NCBIv2, whole genome shotgun sequence genome:
GATCTTAAGCAAAAACTGGTCTCTagaaatgaagagaaggaagctaTAAATTCAGAATATATGGAAgcattgagaaaaataagacaAGCAGATAATATGGACAAAGATCTCAAGAATGAAATGGACGAAAGAGTAAGGGAACTTTCAGCTCTTGTTGAAGCGCACGAGGCTCATGGGAACGAATCATCAGCTCGGGTGAAAGAGTTAGAGGGCCAGTTAACTGTCTTTAAAATTGAGTTGGAATCCTTGTGCTGTCAGAAAAGAGATTTGGAAGCATGGAAAGAAGGCAAGGCTGCTGAAGCTAAACAGCTAGGAGAGAAAAATATTGGACTGCATGCTCGGGTTTTTGAACTTGAGATAGgtttaaaaggaaaagaagatgaaatatCTGATCTCCAGAAGAAACTCAAGGAAAATGAGGACAGTTCAGCCTCAAAAGTTTCAGACTTGATGGCACAGGCCAGCAATCTGCAAGTTGAAGTTGATTCATTGCGTGCGCAAAAAGGTGAACTGGAACAAAAGATGGTgagtaaaaaaaatgaatcacTGGCTCAAGTGAAGGGCTTAAGGGATCAGATCAATGGTGTGCAGAGGGAATTAAAGTCCCTACGCCAGCAGAAAACCGAATCAGAAGCACAACTGGAtaagaagaacaaagaaatttCCAAACACCTGCTTCAGATAGAAAATCTGAAAGAGGAACTAAATAGAAAGGACAcagttgaaatgaaaatgatggATGAAAGACAATGTCTTCTTGAGAGGATGAAGGAGTTGGAAATGCAAATGGACTCTCGACgcagccaaaagaaaattttggaaaagcagataaaaaatagaaaccaGGAGACCAATAAGTTGAGACAGGAAAATGAGGGTCTGCTTTCTAAAATTTTTGAGTTGGAGAGAACACTGAATGAGAGAGGGGATGAGTTTTATGCTCTTCGTAGAGAATGCGAGGATGGAAAGAATGAATCTTCTACTCAATTTACGGATTTAACAACACAGGTCAGCAATTTGAAACAGGAATTGGATTCCTTGCAGACTAAGAAAAGCCACTTGCAGATTGAGAAAGAGAGCAGACAATATTTTGAAAGGTTGGGTGAGAtggaaaatcaaaacaataaattgaCAGGAAAGATAGCCcggattgagagagagaacagaAAATATTTGGACAGACTAACTGAGAtggaaaatcaaaacaataacTTGACAGTTAAGATTTCCGAACAGCAGCGAATTCTTAAGGAACAGGAAGATACTATCAGGAAGTTCAATAAGGATCATAAACAAGCTAAAATTTGGTTTCCGTCGTCCAAATTGAATCTACAAGTCGCAGAAAGGAAGATGGAAGAATTGGCAGAGAAGTACCGGATTAATATTGAAGATAACGTCCGCCTCTTGTACCAGAGAATCCGAGTAGCAGAACAAATACACAATGAGAACAAAGAAGGCTACAAGAAGATGAAAGATTGTTATGAGACAGAAATTAGAGGTCTTAAAGAAAAGCTTGCAACTTATGAAGATCCGGCCAGAAAGATGAAGGAAATATCAGAAACAGCAAAAAGCACATTCCAAAATGGACTGGACTTGGTGGTACTGAAGTTTGAGGAGGGCCATAAGAACTTTCTGAACCAGATTTCCAAAATGTCAAATGATCTTGAGTCTGCTAAAACGTGGGTTACAGGGACAGCAGGTGAGATCAAACGATTAAAGCACAATGTAGAATGCTTGGTCAGACAACTGAATGAAAAGGAAGAACAAGAGGGTGTGTTAAGAGACAAAGTTTGTGAGTTAGAAGCATCGGCAAGCAAGGAAGCTGAAGAGAAGTTGAACATGACGAAAGGCTTGAGCCAACTTGAGGAGCAGGTGGGAAATctggagaggaaattgaaggACAAGGATGAAGACTTATTGATCCTTGGAGAGGAGAAGAGGGAAGCCATAAGGCATCTCTGTGTCTTGATTGATCATCACCGGAGCCGCTACGACGATCTTAAGAAAGTAGTCTCAAAGAGGTCAGCTGCTGCTAGGAGCAGGGCAGTTACTTAGGCTCTACGGCAAGGGCCATTGTTATGATATGTTTGTTTAGCATTATATATAAACCTTATTCAATTTATTCATTCCTTCCCACAAGGAAAGTGGATGTGTTGCTTAGCATTGGCTAATAGCTCACCAAAAGAGTGGCAAAAGCTTTCCTTATTCATGATCTACATTGAATTCATGGGACATATGTATACataatttctcattttttaatttaacaaCTGTCGTTCACGAGATTTGAACTCAGAACCTCCTCCAACAAAATAGAGACTGAACCACTAGACCAAATGATCATTTACAAATGTGTATATagttttccaagttttggtCTGAAATGACTTCAATAATATGATCACTCAAAGTTTcacttctcttttcctttttcttgttctggTGAAATTACATAGTGGGGGATATGTTATTGGAAGGGTTCAGGATTGAATCACCTTGAGCAAACGGACAAGCACCATGTCCAAATAGTCAGTTTCCTATGTAACTTCTTCAAAGACTATTTCTCCACATCACTGTCCATCATATCAATTTATTCCCCAAATTTGTTTTGTCGCATGTTGTCAATTTTGCAGTCACTTTATTTAATGTACATGGGTCACGCCATCTCCGTTTGAACCTTAAAACAACATCAAGACAGCCTACTTTAATACGATTGGAAGAACAAAATCACCGTCTTGAAGCAAAAAATAATTGGACCtcattctttttataaactttAACTAAATTTCATGCAGATTTTTTAATGTCTTCAATCCTCTCTTGGACTCCATTGCAGATATGGGCCGTAATTGTCTCGAATTTTCTAGAAGTGAATTATTTATAGGGATGACAATTTCCTCCGTCAACCCAAAACTTTCCCCCAAATCTGTTCATTCATTTAACTTGAGCTACAAGttcttagtttttcttttgaaatgaaTTGTGTTATTTCACATTTTTATGTTGTTATACAGCAAATTGTGTAGTTAATGTATAATTTTCTTCTAGATACCAATTAGACCAAATGAGGAGGAGGTTCGAACTCTTGAGCGCGTatattgtagttttttttctttgattaagAATGAAGAAAGTGGAAGTTCTACTCAAAACTAATTACGAGTATAATGTAATTTACGTGTGCTAACCGACGGGATCCCATTTAACCCGCTAAGGATAAGAATGGGAACAGCAAACCCGAACCGTCATACGTTGTTGGTATCCCTAACTGAAAGTTTGGATCATTGTCCAAAATCACAGTAAGCCCACTCCATCCCTCCATTTCTTGCAATTATTGCGTCGCACACTCTCCAGGCCGAAATGGGGAGACAGAGGGACAACAGAAATAACAACCACCAAACGAGCGCGGGAAACTGACTGACGTGGCAAGAGCTCACGCGTCATCAAGTACCCAATAATTTAACACTATTCTCACGACACAATCATTATCTCAACTCCCGAGACTTTGACCGCAACACGGACGAGAAATTCAATGGCGTTAAATGCCAGCTAGAATGGCATCGCCGTAATTTTCCTCCAACCCCCAGGGCAAATACAAAAGTAGAAGCTCCCAAAGATTCCACCTTCTGAAATTTGAGCTACAAATGGCGTACCAAtcactttgaattttctaatcCAAACAAAACCTCTTTTcagctttctttttcttttttccatttttccattttttttcgaatttcatttcaatctctctctctccccctctcgcTCCCTCGCTCATCGGAGAACTGgaactcttctctctctgcttGATCGTACGATTCGAGAATTGTATCTGACTTTCAGGTGATGATCTTTGACTCTTGCAACTGCTTTTCTTCTCAGAATTGAAGTCCACTGTTTTTACAGtagaatttttctttaagctCTTGATCAGATCAACCATCTTCTTCTACGCAAGAGCTGAATTCTGcatgcttgatttttcttttccttcatccTCTGATTACTCGGTTGCTCGATTTTAATCTTTTGATTAAGCTTGTTGAAGATAATCTGAAATCTGATCAAAATAAACTCTGTTCGTAATTgaattgatttttcattttctgtcaGATTAGAATTCTTCATAAATTGAATTGATATATTTAGCTGTTTGGTTCAGTTTGTCACTCACTCTGTTCATAACTCAGATTTTTcatctacttttttttctcaGCGTGGTTGATAGGATTGAGGTAAGCAATTCTTGACGAAGCTTCCTGGCGACGACTTGAAGAAGAAGTAAAAGAGAATATAAGGTAAATAATTTCTTACCGCATTTGACTGTCAGCTGGGTCGAAGGGTAAAGCGGTAATTGTGTAATTCTTTAGTTGTCCGAGGGTATGAACCGGAATAAGAAAAGTATTGATCTTGGCTTTTGCTACTTTAATATATTCTGgaatttttagaaaaaaaattgtccgCCTTTTAAGTTTCTTTCTAGGAaggaaataaacaaaaagaacagctcatttttattttattttgcgtACATACACAGAACAGCTCATATTTTCAGGTATATGATGATAGCTGTCTTTTCTGGATCCCAAATCGGCTTATGGGGGATTcccctttttaaaaatatgacgtgGCATCAGATTTTGGACTTTTACTAATTTGGATTCAATGATACATTTAAAAAAGCAGAgccttgttttttgtttttaatttttttctcatgCTTAAGAGATCCATGATTCCATGTTGGAGTTAAAAAAACAACTGGGAAGGTTTCAAGCTAGAACatgttgatatatatatatatatatatatataagaaaaatcCCatcataaggaaaaaaaatcgtagATTTAAATCTTtatataaggaaaaaaattccCATATAAAGGATACTGTTCACACATTAAGACATTCATGTTTCTTTGAGCCAAGTAGAGAGTAAATTGTCAGTTGAACTCTCCGATGCTGAATGCTTATTTATCACAATAAATTTTTGCCCTGTAACTGTATCTGCCCTAAATTTTTATTGTCCGGCattcctttttcctttatgGTAATCTTTCGGTCGTTGAAATACACTATCTATTTTGATCTTAGGAGTTGACCTTCATCATCATGTTATATCACATAGTCTTGAGGTAgttaggtttatttttaaattaaaataggtTTATGCTTTTGCTATGATTCAAAAGGAGATCGTTTTCTTGTGTTTCAGACTTTGAGCTGGAGATGGATATTGCTCCATCTTAACTCACACCTGGTAGGGAAGTTTGGAAATTGAAGTGATGACAAAGCACCGCTTGAGTGAATCCATTAAGTCCTTGTTTGGAAGTCACATCAATTTAGAGAAGCATGAAGAGCTGAAAGGAACTAAAATAGGTAAACCTTCTTGTAGAATTCTTCTTAAGGCTTTGAGATGATGACATTACAGGAACTATTGAATGCGATTTTGAAATGAACTTCAATATGATTACATGTTTTGCTCTTGCATCTCATatgattgaaaaaattgaaaattaaagaattttttgtttgattgcagGTATTGATGACAAGGTGAATAAATATTGAAGCTTCTAAAAGATGAAGatcttgaagaaaaagatgcCATCTCAGTAGAGAACTCCAAAAAGGAACCCCTTGTGAGCTTATTGAGGATTCCCACAAAGAGTACCCAATCACTCTATGCACATATGATCATCTAACCGGAGTGCTAAAGAAAAAAGTTCATGGCAACAAGAAAAGGACAGCTCATCTTCATCAAGCTCAGACTCAGACTCAGAGTATTCTTCAAATGACAAAAGCGGTAAAAATGGACTGTTGGAAAGTGACTTTCAGAAAACTGATGGGATCAAACATGAACTCGAATCAGCACATCTAGAAGTTGCTGACCTGAAGAGGAAATTGACAGCTACaagtgaagagaaggaagcttTAAACTTAGAATACGAGGTGGCTTTGACCAAGatagaagaaacagaaaaaattgCCAGAGACTTGAAGACTGAAGCTGAAAGGTTAGATGTTGAAAAATCTCAACTTTTGGCTGAGAATAATGaactaaataaaaaactggAAGCTGGTGGGAAGATAGAAGCCGAACTGAATCAAAGAGTAGAAAATgtggaaagagagagagataactTGATTCGGGAGAAAGAGACTGCTCTGAGAAGGATAGAGGATGGAGAAAATATTACAGCAGAGTTAAGAACCATGGTTGATCAGCTGAAAGATGAAAAAGTAACCCTTGAGCAAGAACTAGAATCCGTTCAAGGGGAAGTCTCCAATTTGAAGCAGCAGCTGGAATCTGCAGAACAGCAGGTGTCAGATGTAAGCAAAGCTAAGGAGGAAGAGACCTTGAAAATTTCGGAGATGTCAAATGAAATTCAGCAGGCACAGAACATGATACAAGAGCTCACGGTTGAATCTAGTCAACTAAAGGAGAAATTGGGTCAGAAAGAAAACGAATATTCAACTCTGTCTGAGAGGCATGAGCTGCATGAGAACAAAACCTCGGCTCAAATAAAGGGATTACAGGCTACAGTGACAGGGCTGGAACTGGAACTAGAATCGTTGCAAGGTCAGAAAAGAGACATGGAAGTGAAGATTGAGAGTAAAGAAACTGAAGTTAAACAACTGGAAGATGAAAACACAGGACTACAAGTCCGAATTTCAGAACTTAAATCAGTATCAAATGAGAGAGCAGCTGAACTGTCTGCTCTAACAAAAGAACTTGAGGATAAGACTAGTGAATCTATTCAGCTGAAGGAGAAACTTGAGAACAAAGAAACTCAAGTAAAACAAGTAGAAGAAGAGAATGCAGGATTACAAGcccaaatttcaaaacttgaatcaacattagaagagagagaagctgAACTTTCTGCTCTCACAAAGAAACTTGAGGACAGCAATACTGAATATAGTCAGCTAAATGAGCAAATGGATCTCAAGGAAAAGGAATATTTAACTCTGTCTGAGATGCACAAGCTGCATGAGAATGAAACATTGGCTCAAATAAAGGGCTTAGAGGAGAAAGTTTCGGGGCTGGAACTGGAGCTGGAATCTTTGCGACATCAGAAAAGTGATTTGGAAGTAGAGATTGAGAGCAAAGAAACTGAAGCAAAACAACTGGGAGAGGAGAATGCAGGACTACATGCCCGAGTTTCAGAGCTTGAATTGATATCAGAAGACAGAGAAGCTGAACTTTCTGCTCTCACAAAGAAAATCGAGGACAGCAATAATGAATCATCATCTAGAATAGCAGATTTGGCAGCACAGATCAGTAATCTGCTAGCTGACATAGATTCTTTGCGTGCCCAGAAAGTTGAATTGGAGGAACAGATAGTATGTAAAGGTGATGAAGCATCAACTCAGGTCAAGGGCTTAATGGAACAAGTAAATGTATTGCAGCAAGAATTGGAGTCCCTACTCAGCCAGAAAACTGAATTGCAAGTGCAGGTTGAGAATAAAACTCAAGAAACTTCAGAGTACTTGATACAGATACAAAATCTGAAAGAGGAGATAACAAACAAGCTAACGGATCATCAGAGGATTgtggaagagaaagagagtttgACAGCAGAAAAGAGAGACATTGAGATAAAGGTGGACTCGATACACAACCACAAAAGTGAACTTGAAGAGGAGATAAGAACTAAAGTCCTTGAGAACGATCAGTTGAGAGCAGAAATTGTGGAGCTGAAGGATCAAATTTCTGAATTTGAGAAGAAACTAACGCAAATAGAGGTCGAGTTCTCTTCTCTTCAGGAGAAACATGAAAGTTCTGTGAACGACGCATCTGCTCAAATAGAAGCCTTTGTGTCACAGGTTAACAGTCTACAACAGGATTTGGACTCATTGCAGACCCAGAAGAAGCAGATAGAGTTGCAATTTGAGAAGGAGAAACAAGAACATTCAGAGAGCCTGACGCtattggaaaatgaaaaagcagAGTTAACGAGCAAGATCACCGATCATCAAAGACTGCTGAATGAACGGGAGGATTCATACAAGAAGTTAAATGAGGAATATAAACAGCTTGAAAGTCAGTTTCAGGACAGCAAGGTCAATCGAGACTCTGCAGAAAGgaaaattgaacaaatggtGCTAGAATTCAGTACAAAAGTTGAATCCAAAGATCAGATAATAGCTGATTTGGAACAAGCAGCTGAAGACCTGAAAAGAGATCTTGAAGAAAAAGGGGACGAGCTTAGTTCTTTGGTTGATAATTCCCGGAATACTGAAGTTAAGCTGCGGTTGTCAAACCAGAAGCTCCGTGTTACAGAGCAGTTACTGGCTGAGAAGGAAGAGAGCTTCAGACGCGCAGAACAAAAGTTCCAGGAAGAACAAAGAGCACTTGAAGACAGAATTGCTACGTTGTCAGGTACAATTTCTGCAAACAATGAAGCCTATCAAAGAAACATCACGCATATCTCAGAAAATGTGAACAGTTCTTTGACTGTATTGGAATCTGTGATCAAGAAATTTGTGGATGACTTCGCAAAGTATGAGAAGTGTATTCTAGGAACAACAAAGGAGCTTCATACTGCAAAGAACTGGGTTGCGGAAACAAATGGTGAAAGAGTGAAGTTGAAGGAGGAGGTAGGGGACCTAATCAAACAACT
This genomic interval carries:
- the LOC18777848 gene encoding interaptin: SSNRSAKEKSSWQQEKDSSSSSSSDSDSEYSSNDKSGKNGLLESDFQKTDGIKHELESAHLEVADLKRKLTATSEEKEALNLEYEVALTKIEETEKIARDLKTEAERLDVEKSQLLAENNELNKKLEAGGKIEAELNQRVENVERERDNLIREKETALRRIEDGENITAELRTMVDQLKDEKVTLEQELESVQGEVSNLKQQLESAEQQVSDVSKAKEEETLKISEMSNEIQQAQNMIQELTVESSQLKEKLGQKENEYSTLSERHELHENKTSAQIKGLQATVTGLELELESLQGQKRDMEVKIESKETEVKQLEDENTGLQVRISELKSVSNERAAELSALTKELEDKTSESIQLKEKLENKETQVKQVEEENAGLQAQISKLESTLEEREAELSALTKKLEDSNTEYSQLNEQMDLKEKEYLTLSEMHKLHENETLAQIKGLEEKVSGLELELESLRHQKSDLEVEIESKETEAKQLGEENAGLHARVSELELISEDREAELSALTKKIEDSNNESSSRIADLAAQISNLLADIDSLRAQKVELEEQIVCKGDEASTQVKGLMEQVNVLQQELESLLSQKTELQVQVENKTQETSEYLIQIQNLKEEITNKLTDHQRIVEEKESLTAEKRDIEIKVDSIHNHKSELEEEIRTKVLENDQLRAEIVELKDQISEFEKKLTQIEVEFSSLQEKHESSVNDASAQIEAFVSQVNSLQQDLDSLQTQKKQIELQFEKEKQEHSESLTLLENEKAELTSKITDHQRLLNEREDSYKKLNEEYKQLESQFQDSKVNRDSAERKIEQMVLEFSTKVESKDQIIADLEQAAEDLKRDLEEKGDELSSLVDNSRNTEVKLRLSNQKLRVTEQLLAEKEESFRRAEQKFQEEQRALEDRIATLSGTISANNEAYQRNITHISENVNSSLTVLESVIKKFVDDFAKYEKCILGTTKELHTAKNWVAETNGERVKLKEEVGDLIKQLRGKKEEALVLREQVEKLRATASGEEVEKGGLIKAVKQLERTVEDLEKTVGEKNEGLLGLAEEKREAIRQLCMWIEYHQSRYDDLKEVLSKMTAARGQRRA
- the LOC18777140 gene encoding spindle pole body component 110, with the translated sequence MIKHRWRELAKSFGNHVDPEKTEQLKRTKSEQGKKEDSRKDSKNESELVGLIENFYQQYQSLYALYDHLVGESGRIVRGKKERKGFALSPSSSDSEYYSSEDVEGNNAKLENEHQKLADSIKHEANTENSGVADLKQKLVSRNEEKEAINSEYMEALRKIRQADNMDKDLKNEMDERVRELSALVEAHEAHGNESSARVKELEGQLTVFKIELESLCCQKRDLEAWKEGKAAEAKQLGEKNIGLHARVFELEIGLKGKEDEISDLQKKLKENEDSSASKVSDLMAQASNLQVEVDSLRAQKGELEQKMVSKKNESLAQVKGLRDQINGVQRELKSLRQQKTESEAQLDKKNKEISKHLLQIENLKEELNRKDTVEMKMMDERQCLLERMKELEMQMDSRRSQKKILEKQIKNRNQETNKLRQENEGLLSKIFELERTLNERGDEFYALRRECEDGKNESSTQFTDLTTQVSNLKQELDSLQTKKSHLQIEKESRQYFERLGEMENQNNKLTGKIARIERENRKYLDRLTEMENQNNNLTVKISEQQRILKEQEDTIRKFNKDHKQAKIWFPSSKLNLQVAERKMEELAEKYRINIEDNVRLLYQRIRVAEQIHNENKEGYKKMKDCYETEIRGLKEKLATYEDPARKMKEISETAKSTFQNGLDLVVLKFEEGHKNFLNQISKMSNDLESAKTWVTGTAGEIKRLKHNVECLVRQLNEKEEQEGVLRDKVCELEASASKEAEEKLNMTKGLSQLEEQVGNLERKLKDKDEDLLILGEEKREAIRHLCVLIDHHRSRYDDLKKVVSKRSAAARSRAVT